The genomic DNA CGATTTCCTGCACTGCACGGCCAAGGGCCGGTGCGACGGTCTGTTTTATAAGCCCCTGGTCTGCCGGATCTACCCGTATTTTCCCCTGGTCGACCTCGACGGCTCCATCCGGGGCTTTGAGTACTGCTCGCTTATGGACCTCTTTCATGCCGGCCCGGACGCCCATCCCTGCACCCTGGCGCGCGAGCTGGGCCAGGCCGTCCAGGACGGCTTGCGGCGGTCTTTGGCTCCTGCCTTGTGCTTTTCGGAGATCATCTTCGCCTTTGCCATGTTCGAGCGTATCGTTACGGCCCTGCGCCGGGCTGTCCCAGGCGTTCTGGACGGCGAGCCGGGCTCGGAGGGGCGCGGCCGGTTTCTGCGCGCCTACCAATGGCAGGTGTTTTCGCGCAAGCCCTGGGCCACGCCGGCTTTTGCCGAAGAAACAGCCGCGCTGTACGCGGCCATGACGCGTCGCCACGGTCCCCTGGACCTGACCTGAGGTCGCCTCCCCGGCCCGGGAACACCCTATCGCCGGCACGTCGCGCCAGACGCGCTCCGCCGGCCGCACCCGCCGGCTGTTATGCGACACGCCGCGCGGGATGTGCTCGAAAGCCTAAACGAGGGCCAACCATGGCGTTTTTCACCCCGCAATCCTTTGCCGCCCTCCTGGACGAACTGCCCATTGGCCGAGGCGACGTGGTGTTCGTGCAATCGTCCCTGGCCGCCCTGGGGCCGTGGCGCGGCGTCGCGCCAAACGACCTGCCGGAGGCGGTCATCGAGGCTTTGGAGCGGCGCATCGGTCCGGACGGCGTCCTGGTCATGCCCGCCTTTGGCTACGACTTTCCGCGAACCGGCCAGTGCGATCTGCGCCAAGAGCCCAGCGTGGTCGGGGTGTTGACGGAGCGCCTGCGGCGCATGCCCGGCACGCTACGTTCGGTCCATCCCATGTTTTCCTTCGTGGGCAGGGGGGCCGGGGCCGAGGCGCTGCTGCACCCCGACCGGGCTGAGCGGCACCCGTTTGGCCCGGATTCGGTCCTGGCCCGGCTCCACGAGGCCAACGCCCTGACCCTGCTCTTGGGGGCGCAGTTTCGCACCTGCACCGCATTCGTCTACAGCGAGCGGGTCCACGGCGCGCCCTACCGGTTCGACAAGGCCTTTGCCGGCGCGGTGACGGGGCTGGACGGAACCGTGCACCAGGGCGATTTTTATCATTATTGCCTGCCGCGCAGCATTTCCTTGCAACCCGATTATTCCCGGGCGGCGGCGCAGCTTCTGGCCGACGGCACGGCCCGCCGGATCAAGGCGGGCCTGGGGGCGGTCACCTTTTTCCGTTGCGCCCCGGTCCACGCCTTCCTGGGCCGGGAGCTGGCCGCCGATCCCTGGTACCTGCTCAGCGCGCCGCCGGAAATGCTCGTCACCTACGCCAACGGCGTCGAGACCCTGGTGGAACCCGGGGAATTGTCGAGCCGTTGGCGGTAAAGACCGCCCCACGATCATCCCAGCGGGCGCACAGTGCCGGCCGGCAAATACAGGCTGGCCCCGCACCGGCGCAGCCAGCTCAATCCGAACCGCCGGGTGCCGGCGTTTTTGCCGGCCATCCTGGGATAGCTTGAGGGTGCGTCCAAACGGCACGACCAGCGACAACAAATACCCCAAAAAAAACCTTGCGAATCATGGATTCGCGGTGCTAA from Solidesulfovibrio carbinolicus includes the following:
- a CDS encoding AAC(3) family N-acetyltransferase, which translates into the protein MAFFTPQSFAALLDELPIGRGDVVFVQSSLAALGPWRGVAPNDLPEAVIEALERRIGPDGVLVMPAFGYDFPRTGQCDLRQEPSVVGVLTERLRRMPGTLRSVHPMFSFVGRGAGAEALLHPDRAERHPFGPDSVLARLHEANALTLLLGAQFRTCTAFVYSERVHGAPYRFDKAFAGAVTGLDGTVHQGDFYHYCLPRSISLQPDYSRAAAQLLADGTARRIKAGLGAVTFFRCAPVHAFLGRELAADPWYLLSAPPEMLVTYANGVETLVEPGELSSRWR